From a single Helicovermis profundi genomic region:
- a CDS encoding ATP-binding protein, with product MRELSLHILDIAQNSISAHAESLRIAIIEDLKCDKLLIKIKDDGDGMDSEILKKVVDPFYTTRTTRKVGLGIPMYKAKAENCNGSFSIKSEVGIGTEVDAEFEHSHIDRVPLGNMADTIITIILSNPNMELIYTHMVNEKKFTLNTKEIKKILGDVPISNLEVISWLKEYLKEGLQELLIN from the coding sequence ATGAGAGAATTATCTTTACATATATTAGATATAGCACAGAATTCAATTTCAGCGCACGCAGAAAGTTTAAGAATTGCAATTATTGAAGATCTTAAATGTGATAAGTTATTAATTAAAATAAAAGATGATGGAGATGGAATGGATAGTGAAATTCTTAAAAAAGTTGTCGATCCATTTTACACTACTCGAACAACAAGAAAAGTAGGTCTTGGTATTCCTATGTACAAAGCTAAAGCTGAAAATTGTAATGGAAGTTTTAGTATAAAATCTGAAGTTGGCATTGGAACAGAAGTAGATGCTGAATTTGAACATTCGCATATTGATAGAGTTCCTCTTGGTAATATGGCAGATACAATTATTACTATTATTTTATCCAATCCTAATATGGAACTTATTTATACACATATGGTAAATGAAAAAAAATTCACTTTAAATACAAAAGAAATCAAAAAAATTCTTGGTGATGTTCCCATTTCAAATCTTGAAGTTATTTCGTGGTTAAAAGAATATTTGAAAGAGGGGTTACAAGAATTATTAATTAATTGA
- the fdhF gene encoding formate dehydrogenase subunit alpha, translating to MINVTINGLPREIKKEGTILDACKEVGIKIPTLCFDQRLVAHGACRMCVVEVEGAKNLVASCSAHIREGMVIHTHSKKVENSRKDILELTWASHNNDCLRCSKAGDCQLQDLCYEYGIEPETTYYKRPVSRVIDSSNKFYSYDRSKCIVCGKCVRVCNELQGSSSITISGRGHESHISHPFEVGMEYSTCVSCGNCVYVCPTGALFENSAFKFRNWEIEKKVRTTCSYCGVGCQVDLNVKDNKVVRIDPASDGVNEGLLCVKGKFGYKFIDHPDRLTKPLIRKDGVLIEASWDEAYSLIVSKIQETKKHFGPDAFAGLSSARCTNEDNYLMQKLFRAVIGTNSIDHCARLUHSSTVAGLATVFGSGAMTNSIKEIEENDVIFVIGSNTTENHPVIGTFMKRAIRKGAKLIVVDPREIELATMADVFLQVKPGSNVALINALIKVILDEKLYDMNFINERTEDFNEVVLNSSKVSLEESAKICDVSVEDIKKAARMYAKGKKAAIYYAMGITQQSDGTKHVMDIANLAMLCGSVGKEFTGVNPLRGQNNVQGACDVGGLPNVYPGYAKVIEEANARKFEKYWNVDKLSTKLGLTVPKMMDKAHDGDIKFIYIMGENPMVSDPDLNHVRETFNKLDFLVVQDIFLTETAMVADVVLPATCFAEKEGTFTNTERRVQRVRKAVNAPGEAKVDWVIFDEIMRRLGYENEFNSEEDIMKEIAKVTPQYGGVTYERIVNEGGLQWPCKDENHLGTKFLHENSFARGKGLFTSVAYKEPAEITDEEYPLVLTTGRVLYHYHTRSMTGRVEGLNEIVPEAYIEISPEYAAKYGIKNGEMTIVASRRGQIEVKAKVTEKIAKNVVFIPFHFAKTAANELTNTALDPIANIPELKVCAVKVQRK from the coding sequence TTGATTAATGTAACTATTAATGGTTTACCAAGAGAAATTAAAAAAGAAGGAACAATACTTGATGCTTGTAAAGAAGTCGGTATCAAAATTCCAACTTTATGTTTTGATCAAAGATTAGTAGCACATGGTGCATGTAGAATGTGTGTAGTTGAAGTTGAAGGCGCTAAAAATTTAGTAGCTTCGTGTTCTGCTCATATTAGAGAAGGAATGGTAATACATACACATTCAAAAAAAGTTGAGAATTCTAGAAAAGATATATTAGAGTTAACTTGGGCATCTCATAATAATGATTGTTTAAGGTGCAGCAAAGCTGGAGATTGTCAGCTTCAAGATCTTTGCTATGAGTATGGAATCGAACCTGAAACTACATATTATAAAAGACCGGTTTCTAGAGTGATTGATTCTTCAAATAAATTCTATAGTTATGATAGAAGTAAATGTATAGTATGTGGAAAATGCGTTAGGGTTTGTAATGAGCTTCAAGGGTCTTCATCTATTACAATAAGTGGGCGAGGTCATGAATCTCATATTTCCCATCCCTTTGAAGTTGGTATGGAATATTCAACTTGTGTATCATGTGGAAATTGTGTATATGTTTGTCCAACAGGGGCTTTATTTGAAAATTCAGCTTTTAAATTTAGAAACTGGGAAATTGAAAAAAAAGTTAGAACAACTTGTTCGTATTGCGGAGTTGGATGTCAAGTAGATTTAAATGTAAAAGATAATAAAGTAGTAAGAATTGATCCAGCAAGCGATGGTGTCAATGAAGGCTTATTATGTGTTAAAGGCAAATTTGGATATAAGTTTATTGACCATCCAGATAGATTAACAAAACCACTTATTAGAAAAGATGGTGTTTTAATTGAAGCTTCTTGGGATGAAGCATATTCTTTAATTGTGTCGAAAATACAGGAAACAAAAAAACATTTTGGACCTGATGCATTTGCTGGACTTAGCTCTGCTAGATGTACCAACGAAGATAATTATTTGATGCAAAAATTGTTTAGAGCTGTAATTGGTACAAATAGTATAGATCACTGCGCACGCCTCTGACATAGTTCTACAGTTGCAGGTCTTGCAACAGTATTTGGTAGTGGTGCTATGACTAATAGTATAAAAGAAATTGAAGAAAATGATGTTATATTTGTTATTGGCTCTAATACTACTGAAAATCATCCAGTAATTGGAACTTTTATGAAAAGAGCGATTAGAAAAGGCGCAAAACTTATTGTAGTAGATCCAAGAGAAATCGAACTTGCAACAATGGCTGATGTATTTTTACAAGTCAAACCAGGATCTAACGTTGCTCTTATAAATGCTTTAATTAAAGTTATTTTAGATGAAAAACTTTACGATATGAATTTTATAAATGAAAGAACTGAAGATTTCAATGAAGTTGTTCTCAATTCTTCAAAAGTTTCTTTAGAAGAATCAGCGAAAATATGTGATGTAAGTGTAGAAGATATTAAAAAGGCGGCTAGAATGTACGCAAAAGGCAAGAAAGCTGCGATATATTATGCGATGGGAATTACTCAACAAAGCGACGGAACAAAGCATGTAATGGATATTGCGAATTTAGCAATGCTTTGCGGCAGTGTTGGAAAAGAGTTTACTGGAGTAAATCCACTTAGAGGTCAAAATAATGTTCAAGGTGCTTGCGATGTCGGTGGGCTTCCAAATGTATACCCAGGCTATGCAAAGGTAATTGAAGAGGCTAATGCAAGAAAGTTTGAAAAATATTGGAATGTTGATAAACTTTCAACAAAACTAGGTCTTACTGTTCCTAAAATGATGGATAAAGCACATGACGGTGACATTAAATTTATATATATTATGGGTGAAAATCCAATGGTTTCAGATCCAGATTTAAATCATGTTAGAGAAACTTTTAATAAGCTTGATTTTTTAGTTGTTCAAGACATATTTTTGACTGAAACAGCTATGGTTGCAGATGTTGTTCTTCCAGCGACATGTTTTGCTGAAAAAGAAGGAACCTTTACAAATACAGAGAGAAGAGTTCAAAGAGTAAGGAAAGCTGTAAATGCACCAGGTGAAGCAAAAGTTGACTGGGTAATTTTCGATGAAATTATGAGAAGACTTGGATATGAAAATGAATTTAATTCTGAAGAAGATATAATGAAAGAAATTGCGAAAGTAACACCTCAATATGGCGGTGTTACTTATGAAAGAATAGTAAATGAAGGCGGATTACAGTGGCCGTGTAAAGACGAAAATCACTTAGGAACAAAGTTTCTTCATGAAAATTCTTTTGCTAGAGGAAAAGGTTTATTTACATCAGTTGCATATAAAGAACCAGCTGAGATAACTGACGAGGAATATCCTTTGGTTCTAACAACTGGTAGAGTTTTATATCACTATCATACTAGATCGATGACAGGTAGAGTTGAAGGTTTGAATGAAATAGTTCCAGAAGCATATATTGAAATTTCACCTGAATATGCGGCGAAATATGGGATAAAGAATGGTGAAATGACGATTGTTGCTTCAAGAAGAGGTCAAATTGAAGTAAAAGCAAAAGTTACTGAAAAAATAGCAAAAAATGTTGTATTTATACCTTTTCATTTTGCAAAGACTGCTGCAAACGAACTTACAAATACAGCGCTTGATCCTATTGCAAATATTCCAGAATTGAAAGTTTGTGCAGTTAAAGTTCAAAGAAAATAA
- a CDS encoding NADH-dependent [FeFe] hydrogenase, group A6, which translates to MSKVNITINGSEVSVDNNLTVLEAAKLQGIDIPTLCFLKDINEVGACRVCVVEVEGARSLQASCVLPVRDGMKIKTHSKQVRESRKEIVELILANHNRECLTCVRNKNCELQSVADELGIQDIRYEGAKRVGTIDDFSHSIVRDSSKCILCGRCVNVCKKVQTIGILDFAERGFNTTVGPAFNMSMNDVPCIYCGQCINVCPVGALREKSEIEMVWDALDDDSKHVIVQTAPAVRAGLGEEFGLPIGTRVTGKMVSSLKKIGFDQVFDTNFAADLTIMEEGTELLGRIKNGGKLPMITSCSPGWIRFCEFNYPELLDNLSSCKSPHQMFGAILKSYYAKQKNIDPKDIFVVSIMPCTSKKTESKRDEMEVNSLRDIDAVLTTRELARMIKEARINFTELNDEEFDSALGEYSGAGVIFGATGGVMEAALRTVADVVTGEDIKEIEYTAVRGIEGVKEANVVIGDITVKAAIAHGTGNARKLLDKIIAGEADYHFIEVMGCEGGCVNGGGQPQVSGKIRDMIDVRVERAKALYEEDAIMAVRKSHENKTIQKLYKEFLEEPNSHIAHELLHTHYAKKEKYPTKSK; encoded by the coding sequence GTGAGTAAAGTAAATATAACTATAAATGGTAGTGAAGTTAGTGTTGATAATAACTTAACAGTGCTTGAAGCTGCTAAATTACAAGGAATAGATATTCCAACACTTTGTTTTTTAAAAGATATAAATGAAGTTGGAGCATGTAGAGTTTGCGTTGTTGAAGTTGAGGGCGCAAGATCACTTCAAGCTTCATGTGTTTTACCAGTTAGAGATGGAATGAAAATTAAAACTCATTCAAAGCAAGTAAGAGAATCTAGAAAAGAAATAGTAGAATTAATACTTGCTAATCATAATAGAGAGTGTTTAACTTGTGTTAGAAATAAGAACTGTGAACTTCAATCGGTTGCAGATGAGCTTGGAATTCAAGATATAAGATATGAAGGTGCAAAAAGAGTTGGAACTATTGATGATTTTTCTCATTCAATAGTAAGAGATTCTAGTAAATGTATTTTATGTGGAAGATGTGTTAATGTATGTAAAAAAGTCCAAACAATTGGAATATTAGATTTTGCTGAAAGAGGATTTAATACAACAGTTGGTCCAGCATTTAATATGAGTATGAATGATGTTCCTTGTATTTATTGTGGACAGTGTATTAATGTTTGTCCTGTAGGAGCTTTAAGAGAAAAAAGTGAAATTGAAATGGTTTGGGATGCTCTTGATGATGACTCTAAACATGTAATTGTTCAGACAGCGCCTGCTGTAAGAGCTGGATTAGGTGAAGAATTTGGTCTTCCTATTGGAACTAGGGTTACAGGTAAAATGGTTTCAAGTCTTAAGAAAATCGGATTTGATCAAGTATTTGATACAAACTTTGCTGCTGATTTAACTATTATGGAAGAAGGAACAGAACTACTTGGAAGAATTAAAAATGGTGGAAAACTTCCTATGATTACCTCTTGTTCTCCTGGTTGGATTAGATTCTGTGAATTTAATTACCCAGAATTACTTGATAATCTTTCTTCATGTAAGTCACCACATCAAATGTTTGGTGCTATATTAAAATCATACTATGCTAAACAAAAAAATATTGATCCTAAAGATATATTTGTAGTTTCTATTATGCCATGTACTTCTAAGAAAACTGAATCAAAAAGGGATGAAATGGAAGTTAACAGTTTAAGGGATATTGATGCTGTTCTTACAACTCGTGAACTTGCTAGAATGATTAAAGAAGCGAGAATTAACTTTACTGAACTTAATGATGAAGAGTTTGATTCAGCTTTAGGTGAATATTCTGGTGCAGGAGTTATCTTTGGTGCAACAGGTGGAGTTATGGAAGCTGCTCTTAGAACAGTAGCTGACGTTGTTACTGGAGAAGATATTAAAGAAATTGAATATACTGCTGTTAGAGGAATTGAAGGTGTAAAAGAAGCTAATGTTGTGATTGGCGACATAACAGTTAAAGCCGCTATTGCTCATGGTACTGGTAATGCAAGAAAATTATTAGATAAAATTATTGCTGGAGAAGCTGATTATCATTTCATTGAAGTAATGGGATGTGAAGGTGGCTGTGTTAACGGTGGTGGACAACCACAAGTTTCTGGTAAGATTAGAGATATGATAGATGTAAGAGTAGAAAGAGCGAAAGCTTTATATGAAGAAGACGCAATTATGGCAGTTAGAAAGTCTCATGAGAATAAAACTATTCAAAAATTGTATAAAGAATTTTTAGAAGAACCAAATAGTCATATTGCTCATGAATTACTTCATACTCATTACGCAAAAAAAGAAAAATACCCAACTAAATCTAAATAA
- a CDS encoding dTMP kinase codes for MKGKLIVIESGTDSSGKETQSKLLKNRLENDGYDVIRITFPDYESKSSELVKMYLNGDFGENANDVNPYTASTFYAVDRFASYKMKWKNFLDKGGVVIADRYTSSNMVHQAAKFNNENDKNIFLEWLYDLEFNKMGLPKPDETIFLDMDIKASLWLMSLRKNKINGSNKKDIHESDKKYMTDSYENAKWIAKKYNWNIVKCTFEENIKSIEEIHEIVYNKVISIVK; via the coding sequence ATGAAAGGGAAATTAATTGTAATTGAATCGGGAACTGATTCAAGTGGAAAAGAAACGCAATCCAAATTACTTAAAAATAGACTTGAAAATGATGGATATGATGTAATAAGAATTACATTTCCTGATTATGAATCGAAATCATCTGAACTTGTTAAAATGTATTTAAATGGAGATTTTGGTGAAAATGCAAACGATGTTAATCCATATACAGCTTCAACTTTCTATGCAGTTGATAGATTTGCATCGTACAAAATGAAATGGAAAAATTTCTTAGATAAGGGTGGTGTTGTAATTGCAGATAGATATACCTCATCAAATATGGTTCACCAAGCAGCAAAGTTTAATAATGAAAATGATAAAAACATATTTTTAGAATGGCTGTATGATTTGGAGTTTAATAAAATGGGACTTCCTAAACCTGATGAAACTATATTTCTAGATATGGATATTAAAGCAAGTTTATGGCTAATGAGTTTAAGAAAAAATAAAATTAATGGAAGTAATAAGAAAGATATTCATGAAAGTGATAAAAAATATATGACAGATTCATATGAAAATGCAAAATGGATTGCAAAAAAGTATAATTGGAATATTGTAAAATGTACATTTGAAGAAAATATAAAGTCTATTGAAGAAATTCATGAGATAGTTTATAATAAGGTTATCAGCATCGTTAAATAA
- a CDS encoding complex I 24 kDa subunit family protein, giving the protein MAKNTLTKENFEKLDQIIEKYKGTQGPLMPVLHEGQKIFGALTFEVQKRISEKLNVPLAEIYGVVTFYSQFTLEPKGEFVIGVCLGTACYVKGSQNIIDRMSRELDVKVGCTSCDGKFTLEATRCIGACGLAPVLTVNEDVYGRLVESDVPKILAKYK; this is encoded by the coding sequence ATGGCCAAAAACACCTTGACCAAAGAGAATTTCGAAAAACTTGACCAAATTATTGAAAAGTACAAGGGAACTCAGGGACCATTAATGCCAGTTCTTCATGAAGGACAGAAAATTTTTGGTGCATTAACTTTTGAAGTTCAAAAAAGGATTTCTGAAAAATTAAATGTCCCTCTTGCAGAGATTTATGGAGTTGTGACATTTTATTCACAATTCACACTAGAGCCTAAAGGTGAATTTGTAATTGGAGTATGCTTAGGTACAGCGTGTTACGTTAAAGGGTCTCAAAATATAATTGATAGAATGTCACGTGAATTAGACGTAAAAGTTGGATGTACTTCATGTGATGGTAAATTTACTCTTGAAGCTACAAGATGTATTGGTGCCTGTGGTTTAGCTCCAGTATTAACAGTAAATGAAGACGTATACGGAAGATTAGTAGAGTCAGATGTACCTAAAATATTAGCTAAATATAAGTAA
- a CDS encoding AraC family transcriptional regulator — MNINDIYQNFGFIVLNKDYKLVKEVDDLICCDLLSWVMANGKNNAAWITVQIHNNILAVASLLDFSCIIIPNGIKVDDALISKADEEEIVIFSTDLSSYDIFKKFYEFGLK, encoded by the coding sequence ATGAACATTAATGATATTTATCAGAATTTTGGATTTATTGTTTTAAATAAAGACTATAAATTGGTTAAAGAGGTAGATGACTTAATTTGTTGCGATTTACTTAGCTGGGTAATGGCAAATGGAAAGAATAACGCTGCATGGATTACTGTTCAGATACACAATAATATACTTGCAGTTGCATCACTTTTAGATTTTTCTTGTATTATAATTCCAAACGGAATAAAAGTTGATGATGCCTTAATAAGCAAAGCCGACGAAGAAGAAATAGTTATTTTTAGTACAGATTTATCTTCATATGATATATTTAAGAAGTTTTATGAATTTGGATTAAAATAA
- a CDS encoding (2Fe-2S) ferredoxin domain-containing protein, which yields MKSLEELAKIRENARQKVGLREDGKGTRIVVGMATCGISAGARPVLAALVEEVNKRWLTDVEVTQTGCIGVCRLEPIVEVYKDGKEKVTYVEMTEEKARKIIAEHIVNGKVVTEYTIGAVEGK from the coding sequence ATGAAATCTTTAGAGGAATTAGCAAAAATAAGAGAAAATGCTAGACAAAAAGTCGGATTAAGAGAAGACGGAAAAGGTACAAGAATAGTTGTTGGAATGGCTACTTGTGGTATTTCTGCAGGTGCTAGACCGGTACTAGCTGCTTTAGTTGAAGAAGTTAATAAAAGATGGCTTACAGATGTCGAAGTAACACAAACTGGATGTATTGGAGTTTGTAGACTTGAGCCAATCGTTGAAGTATATAAAGATGGTAAAGAAAAAGTAACTTATGTCGAAATGACAGAAGAAAAAGCTAGAAAAATTATAGCTGAACATATTGTAAATGGAAAAGTTGTTACTGAATATACTATCGGTGCGGTAGAAGGAAAATAA
- the nuoF gene encoding NADH-quinone oxidoreductase subunit NuoF, producing the protein MDFYRSHVLICGGTGCTSSGSVSIEEKFKDELEKNNLSDEVKLVKTGCFGLCEAGPIVIVYPEGAFYSRVSVEDVEKITSEHLLKGRIVKDLLFKDSIENDTIKSLNNVEFYKKQKRIALKNCGVINPENIEEYIAFDGYKALGKALKEMSREEVIETVKKSGLRGRGGGGFPTGMKWEFTYNAVNDQKYVACNADEGDPGAFMDRSVLEGDPHAVIEAMAIAGYAIGASKGYVYIRAEYPIAVHRLEIAIEQAKEYGLLGENIFDSGFDFDLEIRLGAEAFVCGEETALIASIEGQRGMPRPRPPFPAVKGIFGKPTLLNNVETYANIAQIILNGAEWFNNIGTEKSKGTKVFALGGKINNTGLVEIPMGTTLREVIYEIGGGIPNGKKFKAVQTGGPSGGCITADHLDVEIDYDNLISLGSMMGSGGMIVMDEDNCMVDIARFFLDFTVDESCGKCTPCREGTKRMLEILDKITTGKGTLEDLDRLESLAKTIKSASLCGLGQTAPNPVLSTLKYFRHEYEAHVIDKKCPSGVCKDLLSIVITDKCIGCTACTKVCPVDCISGERKGLHVIDQEKCIKCGACIEKCPVDAIIKK; encoded by the coding sequence ATGGATTTTTATAGATCACATGTATTAATCTGTGGAGGTACTGGTTGTACTTCATCAGGTTCAGTAAGTATTGAAGAAAAATTTAAAGATGAATTAGAGAAAAACAATTTATCTGATGAAGTTAAATTAGTAAAAACGGGTTGCTTTGGACTTTGTGAAGCAGGTCCGATTGTTATTGTTTATCCTGAAGGCGCATTTTATTCAAGAGTGAGCGTTGAAGATGTAGAAAAAATTACAAGTGAACATTTATTAAAAGGTAGGATTGTTAAAGATTTGTTATTCAAAGATTCAATTGAAAATGATACAATAAAATCTTTGAATAATGTTGAGTTTTATAAAAAACAAAAAAGGATAGCACTTAAAAACTGTGGTGTTATTAATCCTGAAAATATAGAAGAATATATTGCTTTTGATGGCTACAAGGCACTTGGAAAAGCATTAAAAGAAATGAGTCGAGAAGAAGTAATTGAAACAGTTAAAAAATCAGGTCTTAGAGGACGTGGTGGTGGAGGATTCCCTACAGGAATGAAATGGGAATTCACATATAATGCGGTAAATGATCAAAAGTATGTAGCTTGTAATGCTGATGAGGGAGATCCAGGAGCATTTATGGATAGGTCTGTACTTGAAGGTGATCCGCATGCAGTAATCGAAGCTATGGCAATTGCAGGTTATGCAATTGGAGCTTCTAAAGGATATGTTTATATTAGAGCTGAATATCCAATCGCTGTTCATAGATTAGAAATTGCTATAGAACAAGCAAAAGAGTATGGATTATTAGGTGAAAATATATTTGATTCTGGATTTGATTTTGATCTTGAAATTAGACTTGGTGCTGAAGCGTTTGTTTGTGGCGAAGAAACTGCATTAATTGCTTCAATTGAAGGCCAAAGGGGTATGCCAAGACCTAGACCACCATTCCCAGCAGTAAAGGGTATATTTGGAAAACCAACATTATTAAATAATGTTGAAACTTATGCAAATATTGCACAAATTATATTAAATGGTGCTGAGTGGTTTAACAATATTGGTACTGAAAAGTCAAAAGGAACTAAAGTTTTCGCTCTTGGCGGGAAAATAAATAATACTGGTTTAGTTGAAATTCCAATGGGAACTACACTTAGAGAAGTAATTTATGAAATTGGTGGCGGTATTCCTAACGGTAAAAAATTCAAAGCTGTACAAACTGGTGGACCATCAGGTGGATGTATTACTGCAGATCACTTAGATGTTGAAATTGACTATGACAATTTAATATCGCTTGGATCAATGATGGGTTCAGGTGGAATGATTGTAATGGATGAAGATAACTGTATGGTTGATATAGCAAGATTTTTCTTAGACTTTACGGTTGATGAATCATGTGGTAAGTGTACTCCATGTAGAGAAGGAACTAAGAGAATGCTTGAAATTCTTGATAAAATAACTACAGGGAAAGGTACTTTAGAAGATTTGGATAGACTAGAATCGCTTGCTAAAACAATTAAATCTGCTTCACTTTGTGGACTCGGACAGACTGCACCAAATCCTGTTCTTTCAACACTAAAGTATTTCAGACATGAATATGAAGCTCACGTAATTGACAAAAAATGCCCGTCAGGTGTATGTAAAGATTTACTTTCAATCGTTATCACTGATAAGTGTATTGGATGTACTGCTTGTACTAAAGTTTGCCCTGTTGATTGTATTAGTGGGGAGAGAAAAGGTCTTCACGTTATAGATCAGGAAAAATGTATCAAGTGTGGTGCATGTATAGAAAAATGCCCAGTAGATGCAATCATTAAAAAGTAG
- a CDS encoding PHP domain-containing protein, which translates to MKAYFDFHIHSCLSPCADDEMTPNNIINMSLLKGLDAIAITDHNSIRNCEVCIELGLKSGLIVFAGMELQTNEDVHMICLFRNIDLAKTFFKQIKEKQINIKNNKKKFGNQQVMDINDNIVGEEENALIMSINIGINEAIKLVKNNGGVIFPAHIDRGSNSIVSNLGFIPTDLMLNIMEISFGENSSNFLSDVKYTKFNILRNSDAHFLGNISERENYLEVKNINKDDIFDKLLELDY; encoded by the coding sequence ATGAAAGCGTATTTTGATTTTCATATTCACTCATGCTTATCTCCTTGCGCAGATGATGAAATGACACCTAATAATATAATTAATATGAGCCTTCTTAAAGGACTTGATGCAATTGCGATAACTGATCATAATTCAATAAGAAATTGTGAGGTGTGTATAGAACTCGGCCTCAAAAGTGGATTAATTGTTTTTGCGGGTATGGAACTTCAAACAAATGAAGATGTTCATATGATTTGCTTATTTAGGAATATAGACTTAGCTAAAACATTTTTTAAACAAATAAAAGAAAAACAAATTAATATCAAAAATAATAAAAAGAAGTTTGGAAATCAGCAAGTGATGGATATTAATGATAATATTGTAGGTGAAGAAGAAAATGCACTAATTATGTCAATTAATATTGGAATAAATGAAGCTATTAAACTTGTAAAAAATAATGGTGGAGTAATTTTTCCTGCACATATTGACAGAGGTTCGAATAGTATTGTGTCAAATTTAGGATTTATTCCTACTGATTTAATGTTAAATATTATGGAGATATCATTTGGAGAAAATTCTTCGAATTTTTTATCAGATGTAAAATATACAAAGTTTAATATACTTAGAAATTCAGATGCACATTTTTTAGGGAATATTTCAGAAAGAGAAAATTATTTAGAAGTAAAAAATATAAATAAAGATGATATTTTTGATAAACTTTTAGAATTAGATTATTAA
- a CDS encoding [Fe-Fe] hydrogenase large subunit C-terminal domain-containing protein gives MKEYWHSVILEEDFCNGCTYCLDRCPTQAIRVKNGKARIIAERCIDCGECLKVCPYHAKGALTDSLSMLSEYKYNIALPAISMYGQYDKKYDINKIFNGFYNLGFDYVFDVAYAADIISKYQLNKIKSKTVNGPIISTFCPAITRLIQIRYPSLIDNICKVESPMEVAARIARKKVKEETKLTDDEIGVFYITQCPAKITSIKNPIGIEKSNISGAISIESVFTKLLRIYDDIEVKSQIRESSGTGIEWAMVGGQSYAMGIDNYLAVDGIEEVIKVLDKIEMGKLKDVDFLEGYACVTGCSGGPLNVENPFIAKSRIRKISNKLLENRSSNANIENYDENILEWNKEIKPIPVLKLDNDFKKAIVKMGKIEEIYRILPGIDCGACGSPTCRALAEDIVLGRSKLSECVVLKRKEKK, from the coding sequence ATGAAAGAATATTGGCATTCAGTAATTCTTGAAGAAGATTTTTGTAATGGATGTACTTATTGTTTAGATAGATGTCCAACTCAAGCTATTAGAGTAAAAAATGGTAAAGCGAGAATTATTGCAGAAAGATGTATTGACTGCGGGGAGTGCTTAAAAGTTTGTCCATACCATGCAAAAGGGGCACTTACAGACTCACTTTCAATGCTTAGTGAATATAAATATAATATAGCACTTCCTGCTATATCAATGTATGGGCAGTATGATAAAAAATATGATATCAACAAAATATTTAATGGATTTTATAATTTAGGATTTGATTATGTTTTTGATGTGGCATATGCAGCAGATATTATATCAAAATATCAGTTAAACAAGATTAAAAGTAAAACAGTTAATGGACCAATTATATCAACATTTTGCCCAGCTATAACAAGATTAATACAAATTAGGTATCCATCACTTATAGATAATATTTGCAAAGTTGAATCGCCTATGGAAGTTGCAGCTAGAATTGCAAGAAAAAAAGTGAAAGAAGAAACTAAACTTACTGATGATGAGATAGGAGTTTTTTATATTACTCAATGTCCAGCTAAAATTACGAGCATAAAAAATCCAATTGGAATAGAAAAATCAAATATTAGTGGTGCAATTTCTATTGAATCAGTATTTACAAAACTTTTAAGAATATATGATGATATTGAAGTAAAATCGCAAATTAGAGAATCGTCTGGAACGGGTATTGAATGGGCTATGGTTGGTGGACAAAGCTATGCGATGGGTATTGACAACTATTTAGCTGTCGACGGTATTGAAGAAGTTATAAAAGTACTTGATAAAATAGAGATGGGAAAATTAAAAGATGTAGATTTTTTAGAAGGATATGCATGTGTTACTGGTTGTAGCGGTGGACCACTTAATGTAGAAAATCCTTTTATTGCAAAAAGTAGAATTAGAAAAATTTCAAATAAGCTATTAGAAAATAGAAGTTCTAATGCTAATATAGAAAATTATGATGAAAATATATTAGAATGGAACAAAGAAATAAAACCTATACCAGTTTTAAAACTTGACAATGATTTTAAAAAGGCAATTGTGAAAATGGGTAAAATAGAAGAGATATATAGAATTTTACCAGGAATTGATTGTGGAGCTTGTGGCTCGCCAACGTGTCGAGCATTAGCTGAAGATATTGTTCTTGGGAGATCAAAACTAAGTGAGTGTGTAGTTCTAAAAAGGAAGGAGAAAAAATGA